AATCAACAAAATCCACCTCTGTAGACTACTTTATTTTTCTGCGCGTGCTTTGAGTGCTTGATTCATCTTTTCAAAACCACTTTTAGTGTTGGTGTCTAAGCTGTTTGCTAAAAAGGGAACGAGTAACCCTGAAAAAACTTCGCTGTGGATAAATCGAATGCGATCGCGATCTCGCGGCTCAATTTGAAAACAATGTTCGCCAGTAAAAATTCCTGGTACAAGTAACCGTCCTAACCAACGCAGTTCTCGTTCAGGTTCAGCGACCAAAACTTTAGGGCGAAATGTCATCGGGGTTCCCCCTGGTGGTTGTAGTTGCACTTCTAACCTTGCTCCTTGCTTTACCTCACCTCTCACAACACGAATAAACGGGTTCCATTGTGGATAGCTATCAAAGTCGGTCAAGATTTTCCAAACTTTGCTAGCCGAAGCATTGATTTCAATGTGGGTGTTTAACTGCTTCACAAGCAATCTCCTCAGTGAAAATGCGAGCGAATGACTTTGCTGCTAGATTAACAAAGTTTAGATGGTGCGTAGACCGATTTATTTTCTGCCTAAATGTATAGTACGTACATCGCATAAATTTTAGGCATTGACTAAAATAAAATCCTACGATGGTGCTTATCAAAAACCAGACAGTTAGCCCAATCGAAGGGAGAACTAGCGTGTTAGAGCAAGATTTGATACATAGTGATTTAGCGCATCAGTCAGAGCGTTACTTACACGCGATCGCAACGAATAGCGGTAACGACATATCCCCTTTTGATAATCAAATCGAGCAAAAACAATCGAATCGCATTCATCAGCTGGAACGAGCGTTAGAACAGTCATTGACGTATCTAGCAGAATTGCGCAGAAAGTTGAAAACTCAAGCTTTACTCGAAGCACAGCTAGCCGCAGTCGAGGAAATCGCCAACTTACAGAAGCAAGTCATCAGCAAATTGCAGCAGCAACAATCGCAAGTGCAATTGCAACAAGAGAAATCACATCAAACTCTGCAGCAAACTGCGATTCTTCAAGAACAAATTATCCAGCAATCGCAACAGGTTGGCGAGTATGTCGCTGCTGTACATTATTGGAAAGAGCAGTATTTGGCAAGTGTGACGCTGGCGCTCGAACTAAAAGAAGTGATAGAAAGACTTTTACCAGACCGATTATTTGAAC
This is a stretch of genomic DNA from Chroogloeocystis siderophila 5.2 s.c.1. It encodes these proteins:
- a CDS encoding SRPBCC domain-containing protein, with the translated sequence MKQLNTHIEINASASKVWKILTDFDSYPQWNPFIRVVRGEVKQGARLEVQLQPPGGTPMTFRPKVLVAEPERELRWLGRLLVPGIFTGEHCFQIEPRDRDRIRFIHSEVFSGLLVPFLANSLDTNTKSGFEKMNQALKARAEK